Part of the Gammaproteobacteria bacterium genome, GTGGACGCGGTGCATGGGCACAACAATGTTATCGGCGCGACCATTTTTCCGCACAACATTGGGTTGGGCGCGACGCGCGATCCAGACTTGGTGGCGCGTGTTGCCCGCGCCACCGCGCTTGAAATCCTTGCTACCGGCATCCATTGGGATTTCGCTCCATGCGTTGCTGTTCCCCAGGATATTCGTTGGGGACGAACCTATGAAGGCTATGGTGAAACAAGCGACCTAGTTGCCGAATTAGGCGCGGCCTTCGTGCGCGGCATGCAAAATGTCGATGGGATAACGTTGTCGCATCCACACGCGGCACTCGCATCGGTAAAGCACTATCTTGGAGATGGGGGAACAGCCTGGGGATCTACGGGGCGTTTTGGAGCCAATTGGGCACCAGATTTGTTTAGTGAACACGAGCGTAACCACGGCATCGATCAAGGCGTCGCGGAACTGGACGAGGCCGCGCTGCGCACTATCCATCTCTCGCCTTATATCGCTGCCTTACGCGCCGGAGCACGGAATATCATGGTTTCCTACTCCAGCTGGGGTGGTCTCAAGATGCATGCTCAACGTTATCTACTTACTACCGTACTCAAAGAAGAACTCGGTTTTGATGGCTTCCTAGTTTCAGATTGGGCGGCGCTTGATCAGATTCAGCCAGATGACTATCACGCCAGTATCGTTGCAGGCATCAACGCGGGCATTGACATGGTGATGGTGCCCTGGGACTACAAACGATTTATCGCTACCCTGACGCGGGCTGTGGAAAACGGCGATGTTCTCCTTGACCGTATCAACGACGCGACAAGACGCATTCTACGGGTGAAGCTGGAAATGGATTTAGTAGCGCGGCCATTTGGTGATGAAGCCTTAATGGCAGTAATTGGTGGTGCCAGACATCGTGCCCTCGCCCGCGAGGCGGTACGCAGTTCACTCGTGCTTCTCAAGAACGAAGGTGCCTTGCCTGTGACAGGTAATGACTCGGCCTTGTTCGTCGCAGGCGCGGGCGCAGACGATCTCGGCCTGCAATGTGGCGGCTGGACAATAGAATGGATGGGAAAAAGAGGTCGTCCCACCTTGGGTACGACCCTGCTTGATGCTTTGCGTCAAGCGCGGCTCTCCAATCTCCATTTTCATCCCGATGGTGATTTTCCTCTTGAATTAGGGATTGCTGATACCGCGATCGTGGTTCTTGCTGAACCGCCCTATGCAGAAGGAGTCGGTGACCGAGCAAATTTGAGTCTGCCTGCGGCGGATATCACACTGTTGGAACGAATACGCATGCGCTGTCGCAAATTGGTTTTAATACTTTATACCGGGCGTCCCTTGGTGGTTACCGATCAACTTTCCCTTGTAGATGGGCTGATTGTTGCTTGGCTTCCCGGCACAGAAGGGCAAGGCGTGGCGGATATTTTACTAGGGATACATCGGTTTCGTGGCAGACTGCCTTGTTCTTGGCCGCGATCAATGCAGCAGGTACCCTTGAAGGCTCTCAGTGAGAATGCAGAAGCGCCTTTATTCCCAGAAGGATTTGGAATTTTTTAGATTAGCCGTTGAAAAATTAAAGTACCGTTAGTTCCTCCAAATCCAAAAGAATTAGACATCGCCACCTCAATACGCATCGCGCGCGCGGTATTGGGCACGTAATCCAGATCACAGCCTTCATCGGGATTTTCCAAATTGATGGTAGGAGGCGCTACCTGGTCACGGAGGGCAAGTACACAGAATATTGCCTCCATTCCACCAGCCGCACCTAGGCCATGTCCAATCATTGATTTAGTGGAACTCATGGCAAGCCGATAAGCGTGATCGGCGAAGACGGTTTTGACCGCTTGAGTCTCCGCCAAGTCACCAAGGGGTGTAGAAGTACCGTGGGCGTTGATGTAGTCCACGCGATCAATGCTCAATTGAGCATTACGCAGGGCATTCACCATACAACGCGCCGCTCCCGCGCCATCTTCAAGGGGAGCGGTCATGTGAAAGGCATCTCCGCTCATGCCATAACCAACTAATTCAGCATAAATACGAACCCCGCGCGCACGAGCATGTTCGTACTCCTCCAACACCATCACCCCCGCGCCTTCGCCGATAACAAAGCCATCGCGATCCCTATCCCAGGGACGGCTTGCTCGTTCTGGTTCGTCATTGCGGATAGAAAGCGCACGAGCGGCGGAAAAACCAGCCACTCCCAGCGGGCAGGTACACATTTCGGCACCACCTGCGATCATCACATCAGCGTCACCGTACTCAATGAAACGTGCTGCGTTTCCGATGCTGTGGGTACCAGTGGCGCAGGCAGTGACAATGGAGAGGTTGGGTCCTTTCAAGCCGTAAAGGATAGAGAGGTTCCCTGATGCCATATTAATGATGCAACTTGGTACGAAGAAGGGAGAAACCCGACGTGCGCCAGACTTGACTACGACATCACGTGCAATCTCAATGCCCGGCAGTCCGCCCATGCCGGAACCAATAGAAATACCGATGCGGTCGGCATTTTTTTCGGTTATCGTCAATCCCGCATCCTCAATGGCTTCCTTTCCTGCAGCAACAGCATAGTGGATGAAGGGATCCATCTTCTTCACCTCTTTTATCGGGAGGTAACGAGTGACATCGAATCCTTTGACGGTAGCAGCAATACGTGTGGGATAGGACGAAACATCGAAGGATGTGATAGTACCGACACCACTACGTCCCGCCAAAATACCCGTCCATGACTCTTGTACCGACAATCCCAATGGAGACACCATGCCTAAACCGGTGACCACTACCCGTCGTTTACTCACTTTGCGCTCCTGCTTCAAATTTTAATATGTAAACCTAAGTCATTATTATAATTCACTCTCCGTTGATAGGCATTGTGGCCTGCAACAGGAGTCCTGATTAGGCAGTATTCAATAATATATATCGTTAAATATATATATATTACAAGCGACCTAAATAATGCCTCTGCATCGTCACTATTCAACAGATAAAAAAGGGCCGCTTCTCACGCCACTGCGTGGCGGCCCAGCTAAAACACCATTTTTTAATGGTGAATGATTCAATTGCTATGTTTTTCAATATAGTTGATTGCCTCCTGGACGGTAGTAATCTTTTCGGCGGCCTCATCGGGAATTTCGATTTCAAATTCTTCCTCGAGCGCCATGACTAACTCCACGGTGTCGAGGGAGTCAGCGCCTAGATCGTCAACAAAGGAAGCCTCCGGGGTCACTTCTTCATCCTTGACTCCCAATTGTTCCACGACGATCTTTTTAACGCGTTCTTCGACATTGCTCATGACGGGTAAATCCTCCAGCGTTGGTATGGGCGGTGCGGTGCTACCGCTAGTTTGGTTTCAATTCACCCGGTGCTTAAACCGGGAGATAAGTCACAACGGATACATATAGATTAGTTAGGGTAAGGATCCAACGATTGATGCAACCCGTCCGGATCGAAAACCGGTCGAGTTACCACTCCTTTTTCGATGCGTTTACACAGTCCCGCGAGAACTTTTCCCGGGCCAGCTTCAATCAAAGTTGAAATCCCACGCCTGGCAAAATTTTGAACGCATTCGACCCAGCGTACCGGAGAATAAAGCTGGCGCACCAAGGCATCGCAAATCATAGCGGGGTCGGTCGGCGTGGCCACGTCGACATTGTTGAGTACTGGAATCCGTGGCGAGGTTAGTGGCACGGTTTCCAATCGTTCCCGCAGGCGTCGCGCTGCATCGACCATCAATGCGCAATGCGAGGGTACACTCACTGGCAACAGAACGGCACGCCTCGCTCCCAGCCCTTTGGCGACTTCCACCGCACGGATAACAGCGGCGTGATTACCAGCGATAACTACCTGACCAGGAGCATTAAAATTGACAGCAGTCACTACCTCACCTTCCGCAGCCGCCATGCAAGCCGCGATTATTTGCGCGTCATTCAACCCTAAAATAGCCGCCATTGCGCCCTCACCTTCCGGCACCGCATCTCGCATATAGCGCCCACGGTCAGCGACAAGGCTTACCGCAGGTGCAAAGTCCAATGCTTCGGCACATACCAAAGCAGTGTACTCTCCCAAACTGTGACCGGCCATCACGGCGGGTAGATCACCGCCTTGCGCCCGCCAGACACGCCATACGGCTACACCTGCAGCCAACATTGCGGGCTGGGTGCGTTCAGTGTGGTTGAGGGTAGCCTCTTCGCCATCCTGAACCAACCCCCAAAGGTCATAACCCAGGATATCTGAGGCCTCAGCATAGGTTTCAATCACCAATGGAAATGACTGAGCGAGTTCTCGCAGCATCCCTATCGATTGGGAGCCTTGGCCGGGAAAAATAAAACCTAGATTCGGACGAATGAAGTCATGTGCGCCATTCACAGAATAATCCTGGAATTTTGATAAATTTTTTTGCCATCACAGAAAAACATTAACTACATTCAATGTTATATTTCTGTGAATTAATATTAAGCCAGATTAATTCTATAATTGTAATTTGTCGCACTTGTGATAATGACTGTCGAAAAATAAATTTTTTTATGATAGACATGAAATTATTCAACCAGTGAT contains:
- the fabD gene encoding (acyl-carrier-protein) S-malonyltransferase codes for the protein MNGAHDFIRPNLGFIFPGQGSQSIGMLRELAQSFPLVIETYAEASDILGYDLWGLVQDGEEATLNHTERTQPAMLAAGVAVWRVWRAQGGDLPAVMAGHSLGEYTALVCAEALDFAPAVSLVADRGRYMRDAVPEGEGAMAAILGLNDAQIIAACMAAAEGEVVTAVNFNAPGQVVIAGNHAAVIRAVEVAKGLGARRAVLLPVSVPSHCALMVDAARRLRERLETVPLTSPRIPVLNNVDVATPTDPAMICDALVRQLYSPVRWVECVQNFARRGISTLIEAGPGKVLAGLCKRIEKGVVTRPVFDPDGLHQSLDPYPN
- a CDS encoding beta-glucosidase; translated protein: MNNSTVTSREYRIEILLSQMTLAEKIGQMTQVEKNSITPDDVTCYAIGSVLSGGGGSPTLNNTPMAWREMVTGFQRGALATRLGIPIFYGVDAVHGHNNVIGATIFPHNIGLGATRDPDLVARVARATALEILATGIHWDFAPCVAVPQDIRWGRTYEGYGETSDLVAELGAAFVRGMQNVDGITLSHPHAALASVKHYLGDGGTAWGSTGRFGANWAPDLFSEHERNHGIDQGVAELDEAALRTIHLSPYIAALRAGARNIMVSYSSWGGLKMHAQRYLLTTVLKEELGFDGFLVSDWAALDQIQPDDYHASIVAGINAGIDMVMVPWDYKRFIATLTRAVENGDVLLDRINDATRRILRVKLEMDLVARPFGDEALMAVIGGARHRALAREAVRSSLVLLKNEGALPVTGNDSALFVAGAGADDLGLQCGGWTIEWMGKRGRPTLGTTLLDALRQARLSNLHFHPDGDFPLELGIADTAIVVLAEPPYAEGVGDRANLSLPAADITLLERIRMRCRKLVLILYTGRPLVVTDQLSLVDGLIVAWLPGTEGQGVADILLGIHRFRGRLPCSWPRSMQQVPLKALSENAEAPLFPEGFGIF
- the fabF gene encoding 3-oxoacyl-(acyl carrier protein) synthase 2; the protein is MSKRRVVVTGLGMVSPLGLSVQESWTGILAGRSGVGTITSFDVSSYPTRIAATVKGFDVTRYLPIKEVKKMDPFIHYAVAAGKEAIEDAGLTITEKNADRIGISIGSGMGGLPGIEIARDVVVKSGARRVSPFFVPSCIINMASGNLSILYGLKGPNLSIVTACATGTHSIGNAARFIEYGDADVMIAGGAEMCTCPLGVAGFSAARALSIRNDEPERASRPWDRDRDGFVIGEGAGVMVLEEYEHARARGVRIYAELVGYGMSGDAFHMTAPLEDGAGAARCMVNALRNAQLSIDRVDYINAHGTSTPLGDLAETQAVKTVFADHAYRLAMSSTKSMIGHGLGAAGGMEAIFCVLALRDQVAPPTINLENPDEGCDLDYVPNTARAMRIEVAMSNSFGFGGTNGTLIFQRLI
- a CDS encoding hypothetical protein (Evidence 5 : Unknown function) produces the protein MSIIKKFIFRQSLSQVRQITIIELIWLNINSQKYNIECS
- the acpP gene encoding acyl carrier protein is translated as MSNVEERVKKIVVEQLGVKDEEVTPEASFVDDLGADSLDTVELVMALEEEFEIEIPDEAAEKITTVQEAINYIEKHSN